From Callithrix jacchus isolate 240 chromosome 15, calJac240_pri, whole genome shotgun sequence, one genomic window encodes:
- the LSM3 gene encoding U6 snRNA-associated Sm-like protein LSm3, protein MADDVDQQQTTNTVEEPLDLIRLSLDERIYVKMRNDRELRGRLHAYDQHLNMILGDVEETVTTIEIDEETYEEIYKSTKRNIPMLFVRGDGVVLVAPPLRVG, encoded by the exons ATGGCGGACGACGTAGACCAG CAACAAACTACCAACACTGTAGAGGAGCCCCTGGATCTTATCCGGCTCAGCCTAGATGAGCGAATTTATGTGAAAATGAGAAATGACCGAGAGCTTCGAGGCAGATTACAC GCTTATGATCAACATTTAAATATGATCTTAGGAGATGTAGAAGAAACTGTGACTACTATAGAAATTGATGAAGAAACATATGAAGAGATATATAAA tcAACGAAACGAAATATTCCAATGCTCTTCGTCCGGGGAGATGGCGTTGTACTGGTTGCCCCTCCGCTGAGAGTTGGCTGA